CCGGAGATCGCACAACCCTCAAATATATCATCCTTTTCACCTTAGGCCATGTTGTGCTTTGGACGTAATGTAGAAACCATAACAGACAAGCACCGCAGAAAACAGAATTTAATTCAatgaattaaacaaaacgttGTGTTCTACCGCTTCTTGTGTAACTGTAACGCGCGGCTGCTAATTGTGCtagcaaaagaaacaatgcTTTGCCATTTTTACGTGCAAGAAtagattattttaaaaacagttaaacaaacacgcaaaaaATATCTTGCACGAGCGACTTGAGAGGTTTACCGAAACCGGTGTCACCGAAACTGGGAACGTTTGTGCTCAGTGTATGCGAAAGGGGCAATGCAGAATCGCCCGAAACTAAATTCAGTGTTCAAATGTAATCACCCGAAACACAGTGAGCTAAACAAAgttaaatcaaaaccaaacctATTAACCCCTTAGGGCGTTTGCCGGTGAACAAATTAAAGTTTCCTCTCCACGTGACCACGTGACTAATATGTAGTGCATAGAGAGCCTAGCATCCAGATACAGACACGGCTCTGGACCGTCACTTAGTCTATGAGGCATTTACTTACAAACGTTGGGACACTTTAACGGATACGCTCCTATCATTGTATTTTTTGTAGGACGAATGGTATTGGATACAGtttgaaagtaaaattgaGTATTTTAGTCCCGCACACACCAGTCGGGTGTTCCAATCGTGTTCCTTTTCAACTTATTCTTCCTCAATCCGGCAGTTGGTTTTTCTGTAGAACGTTGCTTCAGCTTGTCTTATAATAGTACCGAGTCAATTGTGGAACGGAAAGTCACGACCACTTTCGTGTTTGGTGTGGCGCAAAAGGGGCAACGTTTCGGGACACCCGCTCACCCTGTTAAGATGGTTCTCGTTTTTTGAGAACCTTTGTGTCACGATGCGTCCCCACTGTGGGACCTTTCTTTCGTATCTTATGTCCGATCCATGATGCACGGTTTTCAACCTGAGTATTAGCGAGAGGGATTATCAATTATTATATCATTGCCGTATGAATCAGAATAcgattaaacaaacaaccctAAGGTTCAGTACATAAAATCACTCAAAAGACAACAAATAAATCGCTTTTAACCTGAATCTGTAAGCAGTGATCACCATAAAAAAACGCATCGGAAGTATGCATTAGGAGTTGTATGCTAAGATACCATGTGCTGACATTTTTAAGGCATCAGAAATGGATTAAGTAGGAAGTTTATACAGATGTTAGATTGAAAAGGGAAGACTTCTTCCCTAGCGTCATAGGGAAGTCGATTTTTGGTGTTGACGTTGCTCAACGCATTGCTAGAGCATTGGTTTTTCGTGTAGCCAGGATAGTTCGCCATAGACGAAGGAAATCGCCGTTACTACGGATGGATAGAGTGGACAAACCCCCCAAAGGAGAGCTAGCTCAAGAATGCTACTTGTGTACACCTACTAAACACACATTAGTGAAACGATGTATGTAACGTTGAAAGCCATCTTAACAAACCAACTAACATCACATGTGCAATGACAATagtgaaaaaaacaattgaagaAATACttatggaaataaaattgtaGAACGCTTTTTATGTAAGAAAATAACGTGCGCACACTGGGACTTACCTTATGCATCCGAAAtggagggaaataaaaatcacagAGATAAGCATGACTACTAATGCACTACAGCTAAGCACTACAAACCGTTTGCACAGCACGCCTGTTGGTTTCGgtatcaaaaaaaaatttcacaCTTCAGATGTAACCTTTCGCGGCCTATTTATTCTACACCAATCAGCATCAAAGGTAACAACACTCTTTCCCGATCCTGTGTTCCGCGGTCCATTATTTATCTGAAATCGTTTCCAGGCCCTGTGGAAAATGGGACACATTTTGTAGTGCTCGGCAATCGACAGGAGGGAAAAACTTACGTTGCACTGGTACGGGTTACCGGTTAGTCGCATGTCTCGGGTGTACATGAGGCGTTCCCACCTTTCATCGGTATTGCGCCGGTAAGCCTGAAAGCGATCCCGAGACAATAATTACCACTTCATTCGCCAAACAACTGTGGGACCCTCGTTTGTTATGTAAAGcccaacagcaaacagcacaaaaacacgaacgagTATTTTCGGTAC
The nucleotide sequence above comes from Anopheles bellator chromosome 1, idAnoBellAS_SP24_06.2, whole genome shotgun sequence. Encoded proteins:
- the LOC131216744 gene encoding uncharacterized protein LOC131216744; translation: MWFEILPSFGIITTVLALPGFALYGLHKLTLGNAYRRNTDERWERLMYTRDMRLTGNPYQCNGLETISDK